A window of Blastomonas sp. SL216 contains these coding sequences:
- a CDS encoding glycosyltransferase family 87 protein, translating into MTDPAASADRAALADSPFTRTRLAIAILAVLAMLAIVSAIFFQAPQLVGATKILTDYDAFHVAGRLALEGRADDAYRLESMFAAQEEFTGKRSFMPWTYPPPFTLFVAMLANLPVGVGFLLFTGLTFAFYLHVVHRIAGRFTPGVLMLMLPTLLLLTRTGQNGFLTGGLIGMFLLAFLNRQPGAGLPLGLMVIKPHLAVGITLMTLAERRWQSVMIAALTVITLLLAATAALGPEVWSGFIDGIAESGTYLRDGYYPLFRMTSLYATAHTLGAGPGMAMVIQAAGALSAIAALLWLWRRGTSGNRLAAAICCASLFISPYNYDYDLTILGLAIAFVLPELAERTRPAEQTTLFALTWIATGYGLGVSITMPENSVVRLGDPESGARSLSLMAPMLLLVIALATLALRRAPLGSPAQDDSDAQVQGRMPAA; encoded by the coding sequence ATGACAGATCCTGCGGCCAGTGCCGATCGTGCTGCCCTTGCGGACAGCCCCTTCACGCGCACGCGGCTGGCGATAGCGATCCTGGCGGTGCTGGCGATGCTGGCGATCGTCTCGGCAATCTTCTTCCAGGCGCCGCAGCTGGTCGGCGCGACCAAGATCCTGACCGATTACGATGCGTTCCATGTTGCCGGGCGGCTGGCGCTGGAGGGCCGCGCCGACGATGCCTATCGGCTGGAGAGCATGTTCGCCGCGCAGGAAGAATTTACCGGCAAGCGCTCGTTCATGCCCTGGACCTATCCGCCGCCCTTCACGCTGTTCGTGGCGATGCTCGCCAACCTCCCGGTAGGCGTCGGATTTCTGCTGTTCACCGGGCTGACTTTTGCCTTCTATCTCCATGTCGTCCACCGAATCGCAGGCCGCTTCACGCCGGGGGTGCTGATGCTGATGCTGCCGACCTTGCTGCTGCTGACGCGCACGGGGCAGAACGGCTTCCTGACCGGGGGGCTGATCGGGATGTTCCTGCTCGCCTTTCTGAACCGCCAGCCCGGAGCGGGGCTGCCGCTGGGGCTGATGGTGATCAAGCCGCATCTGGCCGTGGGCATCACGCTGATGACGCTGGCCGAGCGGCGCTGGCAGTCGGTGATGATCGCCGCGCTCACCGTGATCACGCTGCTGCTCGCCGCGACCGCCGCGCTCGGGCCCGAGGTCTGGTCGGGCTTTATCGATGGCATCGCGGAATCGGGCACCTATCTGCGCGACGGCTATTACCCTTTGTTCCGCATGACATCGCTTTATGCCACCGCGCACACGCTGGGCGCAGGCCCCGGCATGGCGATGGTGATCCAGGCCGCAGGCGCGCTGAGCGCCATCGCTGCACTGCTATGGCTGTGGCGGCGCGGCACCAGCGGCAACCGGCTGGCCGCCGCGATCTGCTGCGCATCGCTGTTCATCAGCCCCTATAATTATGATTACGACCTGACCATCCTGGGCCTGGCCATAGCCTTTGTGCTGCCCGAGCTGGCAGAGCGCACCCGACCGGCCGAACAGACCACGCTGTTCGCGCTGACCTGGATCGCCACCGGCTATGGGCTGGGCGTGTCGATCACCATGCCCGAAAATTCGGTGGTGCGGCTGGGTGATCCCGAAAGCGGTGCCCGGTCGCTGTCGCTGATGGCACCGATGCTGCTGCTGGTGATCGCGCTGGCAACCCTGGCGCTGCGGCGCGCGCCGCTTGGCAGTCCAGCGCAGGATGACAGCGACGCGCAGGTCCAGGGGCGCATGCCCGCCGCGTGA
- a CDS encoding MipA/OmpV family protein, whose product MIARTLASLALILSAGTPAFAQAVADQPPAPKPAESEDKAPAKPGPTPEQLRLLATATAMAQSVFAKDFYMTVGLGAGMVPSYEGSDQYVFFPAPVVQGSYKGYNFGARGPGLFVDLIKDPVLPKVEYIAGPVVRVRLERNNRIRDAVVKRLGDFPIALEMGATGGIKINRIFNRFDSITIQTDALFDVSGVHSGALVTPQVSYNRLLGTKGVINLSASADFVDGDYADTYFSIDAAGSRASGLPRYRAGGGLKSLQTSALVGIDLSGNALDGGWGAFVLGSYSRLQGDIADSPIVAIRGDADQFFGGVGLTYTF is encoded by the coding sequence ATGATCGCCAGAACCCTTGCGAGCCTTGCCCTGATTCTGAGTGCAGGCACGCCCGCCTTTGCCCAGGCCGTGGCCGACCAGCCGCCCGCGCCGAAGCCCGCCGAGAGCGAAGACAAGGCCCCGGCCAAGCCCGGCCCCACGCCGGAACAGCTGCGTCTGCTCGCCACCGCCACCGCCATGGCGCAGTCGGTTTTCGCCAAGGATTTCTACATGACCGTGGGCCTCGGCGCGGGCATGGTGCCCAGCTATGAGGGGTCGGACCAATATGTCTTCTTCCCCGCACCGGTCGTCCAGGGCAGCTACAAGGGCTATAATTTCGGTGCGCGCGGTCCCGGCCTGTTCGTCGACCTGATCAAGGACCCGGTGCTGCCCAAGGTGGAGTATATTGCCGGGCCCGTGGTTCGCGTTCGACTGGAGCGGAACAACCGTATCCGCGACGCGGTGGTCAAGCGGCTGGGGGATTTCCCGATCGCGCTGGAAATGGGCGCGACCGGCGGCATCAAGATCAATCGCATCTTCAACCGCTTCGACAGCATCACCATCCAGACCGATGCGCTGTTCGATGTCTCCGGGGTGCATTCCGGTGCGCTGGTGACGCCGCAGGTCAGCTATAACCGGCTGCTCGGCACCAAGGGCGTGATCAACCTGTCCGCCTCGGCCGATTTCGTCGATGGTGATTATGCCGATACCTATTTCAGCATCGATGCAGCTGGCAGCCGCGCATCGGGCCTGCCGCGCTATCGCGCAGGCGGTGGCCTCAAGTCGCTCCAGACATCGGCCCTTGTCGGCATCGATCTTTCGGGTAACGCGCTCGATGGCGGCTGGGGTGCGTTCGTGCTGGGCAGCTATTCGCGGCTGCAGGGCGATATTGCCGACAGCCCGATCGTCGCCATTCGCGGCGATGCCGACCAGTTCTTTGGCGGCGTCGGCCTCACCTATACCTTCTGA
- a CDS encoding TIGR00266 family protein has translation MPAHEIDFEIKGQELQFVEIELDPGESAVAEAGSMVWKDPSIEMTTVFGDGSDDQGGGFMGKLLGAGKRLVTGESLFTTVFTHTGSGKARVAFGAPVPGSILPIDLSQYGGRLICQKDSFLAAAKGVSIGIHFQKRILTGLFGGEGFIMQKLEGDGMVFAQMGGTIVERELRAGEELHVDTGCIAAFTGNVDFDLVSAGGIKTSLFGGEGLFFARLRGPGHVWIQSLPFSRLAGRMLAAAGSRGGQTRGEGSALGSFGDLISGNN, from the coding sequence ATGCCCGCGCATGAGATAGATTTCGAGATCAAGGGCCAGGAACTGCAGTTTGTCGAGATCGAGCTCGATCCCGGCGAGAGCGCCGTGGCCGAGGCCGGATCGATGGTGTGGAAGGACCCTTCGATCGAGATGACCACCGTGTTCGGCGACGGCAGCGACGATCAGGGCGGCGGCTTCATGGGCAAGCTGCTGGGAGCGGGCAAGCGGCTGGTGACGGGTGAGAGCCTGTTCACCACCGTGTTCACGCATACCGGCTCGGGCAAGGCGCGCGTTGCCTTTGGCGCGCCGGTGCCGGGATCGATCCTGCCCATCGACCTGTCGCAATATGGCGGCCGGCTGATCTGCCAGAAGGACAGCTTCCTCGCAGCGGCCAAGGGCGTGTCGATCGGCATCCATTTCCAGAAGCGTATCCTCACCGGCCTGTTCGGCGGCGAAGGCTTCATCATGCAGAAGCTGGAAGGCGATGGCATGGTGTTCGCGCAGATGGGGGGCACGATCGTCGAGCGCGAACTGCGCGCCGGCGAGGAACTGCATGTCGACACCGGCTGTATCGCGGCATTTACCGGCAATGTGGATTTTGACCTGGTCTCGGCCGGCGGCATCAAGACCTCGCTGTTCGGCGGAGAGGGGCTGTTCTTCGCGCGGCTGCGCGGACCCGGCCATGTGTGGATCCAGTCGCTGCCCTTTTCGCGCCTGGCAGGCCGGATGCTGGCAGCGGCGGGCAGCCGGGGCGGCCAGACGCGGGGCGAAGGCTCTGCCCTCGGCAGTTTTGGTGATCTGATCAGCGGCAACAACTGA